A single region of the Podospora pseudopauciseta strain CBS 411.78 chromosome 1, whole genome shotgun sequence genome encodes:
- the IMH1 gene encoding Golgin imh1 (COG:S; EggNog:ENOG503NUA2) produces the protein MEHLQRLKGAIDRTIAEEQARQRASLEAQPQASGSAPARRSRSSSGAGTHSPARRPRPAAKQGQDSASREGGAANPDPAVFEAAFTIDDTDDTATPSRAATPMSTDPEKAKELGVIPEKGGEAASSRAMSEKSGQNADASSISEKRSMESSTVTLVASELPAEVRAKLRKLERLEKAYPELLRSYRIAHGKVMLIEPFEKTLKENTPLTSIAEPQALVEYLNQVNLKSDMVMEELKRVTTEKDSHKKKADEAEKQLAALNDELSKKITENDKEVFALKEEIAALKINKSTSPPAEKEKGSETVKAGEASQEGGQGESLFSYDTEIPQLQAEVEKKTEQIEKLETEVRTLKEELSEAKEHSAGLVESLETAMQELGEAKDAAALKNSFEAQLTARNTEITTLTERASTARATIKDLERQVEQGKQAIKEKEAKLSSASNRNKDLEEEMKTITEAKENLDTKIQELNSEIQTLKKAKAQDEAKIEELDKKLKTAVSVPIPAPVPAVAASASTPAQPAQGGGRKKNNKKKKKGGAGGGAAAAAAEPAPSEASVTEQPPSSPLLGPSADELQTELTRLQEELAEKDQRIERLSKQRKTEEDLREEIENLQENLMTIGHDHVEAKQRLKELEAEKRELKERIAELEKEVETAAAGAQVNTKLQGEHESLKQEFDDLKMKSSTLQSDLAAAQQLAQTRYKDLTDLREMLQKAQPELKNLRQESALLKTTKEELAAKTTELRNLEKRERDLKTELARAQRLATDREAEIKTLHEKVAQETNARLKVEDERRVTGRDLRRSEAEKIEISAREEKASRELQRVQEEASKLRPRVGQLEDELDRLRKEQATLREEVKAKTNQYSSAQSLIGSMRDETAELRLQLKESQSQVENLEEELTDTRKMLDERTRDTDTMRKLLAGADERTESRLHEMRTKMEAAIEERDRLEDESSSLARRKSRETEELKQKVRDLEREVKELASEKDSLEREEREWRRRRQELEAIEERAETEVSEMRTTVSNLRSTLDASELQVREHERKATELRRALDDYRLRYDKLNKEVKTLQAKLSSAAANPSRTSQESTRSGSVNGAGTPDAMYLKTIMLQFLEQKDNRLRAQLVPVLGKLLKFDKSDEQKWLAAIQHMNSR, from the exons ATGGAGCACCTGCAGAGACTGAAAGGAGCAATTGACCGGACCATCGCAGAGGAACAAGCTCGACAACGTGCCTCTCTGGAGGCGCAACCGCAGGCTTCGGGGAGCGCTCCTGCGCGGAGATCGCGCTCATCTAGTGGTGCGGGTACCCATTCTCCAGCTCGACGACCGCGCCCAGCAGCGAAGCAGGGCCAGGATTCCGCCAGTCGAGAAGGGGGGGCCGCAAATCCCGATCCTGCCGTATTCGAGGCTGCCTTTACAATCGACGACACCGACGATACCGCAACGCCCTCGAGAGCCGCGACCCCAATGTCGACGGATCCAGAAAAGGCAAAGGAACTGGGCGTGATTCCCGAAAAGGGGGGCGAGGCTGCTTCGTCAAGAGCCATGTCTGAGAAGAGTGGGCAAAACGCAGACGCATCCTCGATCTCAGAGAAAAGGTCGATGGAGTCCTCAACTGTGACTCTCGTCGCTTCCGAACTGCCGGCCGAGGTCCGCGCCAAGTTGAGGAAGCTCGAAAGGCTTGAAAAGGCCTACCCGGAATTGCTACGGTCCTACCGAATTGCGCATGGCAAAGTAATGCTGATCGAGCCCTTTGAGAAGACTTTGAAGGAAAACACCCCCTTGACTTCGATTGCCGAGCCTCAAGCTCTCGTAGAGTACCTGAATCAGGTGAACCTCAAGAGCGACATGGTGATGGAAGAGCTAAAGCGTGTTACTACCGAGAAGGATTCGCACAAAAAGAAGGCAGATGAGGCCGAGAAGCAATTGGCAGCTCTCAATGATGAACTTTCTAAAAAAATCACCGAGAACGACAAGGAGGTTTTTGCACTCAAGGAGGAGATTGCCGCACTGAAGATCAACAAATCAACAAGCCCACctgctgagaaggagaagggttCCGAGACGGTCAAGGCTGGAGAGGCGTCCCAAGAAGGCGGCCAGGGCGAATCATTGTTCTCTTATGACACTGAGATCCCACAACTACAAGCAGAGGTGGAAAAGAAGACAGAACAGATTGAGAAGCTCGAAACTGAGGTTCGCACTTTGAAGGAAGAGCTGtccgaggccaaggagcaCAGTGCCGGTCTGGTGGAGAGTCTTGAGACGGCTATGCAGGAACTTGGCGAAGCCAAGGATGCTGCCGCTTTGAAGAACTCATTTGAAGCACAACTCACTGCTAGGAATACCGAGATCACAACCTTGACAGAGCGCGCCAGTACCGCCAGGGCCACGATCAAAGACCTCGAGAGGCAGGTGGAACAGGGCAAGCAGgccatcaaggagaaggaagcgaAGCTTTCTTCCGCCTCGAACCGCAACAAGGacctggaggaggagatgaaaaCAATCACGGAAGCAAAGGAGAATCTCGATACCAAGATCCAGGAACTGAATTCTGAAATCCAGACActgaagaaggccaaggctcAGGATGAAGCCAAGATAGAAGAGTTGGACAAAAAGCTGAAGACTGCAGTGTCGGTTCCTATCCCAGCGCCTGtccctgctgttgctgcttcaGCCAGCACTCCGGCCCAACCTGCACAGGGTGGTGgcaggaagaagaacaacaagaaaaagaagaagggcggtgccggcggcggcgcggctgctgctgctgctgaaccCGCCCCCAGCGAAGCATCAGTTACTGAACAGCCCCCCTCTTCGCCACTGCTAGGGCCCTCCGCTGACGAGCTGCAAACCGAATTGACGCGCCTCCAAGAAGAGTTGGCCGAGAAGGACCAGCGAATCGAAAGACTATCGAAGCAGAGGAAGACGGAGGAAGATCTCCGTGAAGAAATTGAGAATCTCCAAGAGAACCTGATGACCATTGGCCACGACCATGTTGAGGCCAAGCAAAGgctcaaggagctcgaggctgagaagagGGAGCTCAAGGAACGCATTGCGGAACTTGAGAAGGAGGTCGAGACCGCGGCCGCTGGTGCTCAGGTCAACACCAAGCTTCAGGGCGAACACGAGTCGTTGAAGCAAGAGTTTGACGACCTGAAGATGAAGTCATCGACCTTGCAATCCGATTTGGCTGCCGCCCAGCAGCTTGCACAGACCAGATACAAGGACCTCACTGATCTTCGGGAGATGCTTCAGAAGGCTCAGCCGGAGCTTAAGAACCTCAGGCAGGAGTCTGCCCTGCTCAAGACAACCAAGGAGGAACTGGCAGCCAAGACGACTGAGCTGCGCAACCTTGAGAAGCGCGAGAGGGATCTCAAGACTGAGCTGGCCCGCGCCCAGCGTCTTGCGACCGATCGAGAGGCTGAGATCAAGACTCTGCACGAGAAGGTGGCCCAAGAGACAAATGCTAGGCTGAAGGTGGAGGACGAACGTCGTGTTACCGGCCGCGACCTCCGTCGTTCAGAAGCTGAAAAGATCGAAATCTCGGCCAGGGAAGAGAAAGCATCCAGGGAACTGCAGCGCGTGCAAGAGGAGGCATCCAAGCTCCGCCCACGCGTCGGACAGCTTGAGGACGAACTCGACAGGTTAAGAAAGGAGCAAGCTACTCTCCGGGAAGAAGTCAAGGCAAAGACCAATCAGTACTCCAGCGCTCAAAGCCTCATCGGAAGCATGCGTGATGAGACTGCGGAACTACGCCTGCAGCTCAAGGAGAGCCAGTCTCAGGTCGAGAACCTGGAAGAGGAACTGACCGATACACGGAAGATGTTGGATGAACGCACTCGCGACACTGACACGATGCGGAAGCTCCTCGCCGGGGCTGACGAGCGTACTGAGAGCAGGTTACATGAGATGCGCACCAAGATGGAGGCCGCCATCGAGGAGAGAGATCGACTCGAAGATGAGTCGTCCTCCCTTGCTCGTCGCAAATCgcgggagacggaggagctCAAGCAAAAGGTGCGCGACCTGGAGCGGGAAGTGAAGGAACTTGCCAGCGAGAAAGACAGCCTCGAACGCGAGGAGCGCGAGTGGCGCCGTAGGAGGCAGGAGCTCGAGGCTATCGAGGAGAGGGCCGAGACGGAAGTGAGTGAGATGCGCACTACCGTCTCCAACCTCCGCTCCACTTTGGATGCATCGGAGCTGCAGGTGCGGGAGCACGAGAGGAAAGCGACGGAGTTGCGTCGGGCGCTGGATGATTACCGGTTAAGGTATGACAAGTTGAACAAGGAGGTCAAGACACTGCAGGCCAAGTTGTCGTCGGCTGCTGCGAACCCCAGTAGGACCTCGCAGGAATCGACTCGTTCCGGCAGCGTCAATGGAGCGGGTACCCCCGACGCCATGTACCTGAAGACGATTATGTTGCAGTTTTTGGAGCAGAAGGATAATAGGCTGAGGGCGCAGTTGGTACCTGTTCTTGGAAAGCTGCTCAAGTTTGACAA GTCTGATGAGCAGAAGTGGCTCGCTGCTATCCAGCATATGAACAGCAGGTAG
- a CDS encoding hypothetical protein (COG:S; EggNog:ENOG503Q2ZV), whose translation MVSLWPWGRDDSSPASFEKALSTLSTKITVTQTRLDQSRAKARRIKVLGTLYIGFAYLVYAIVLMLVVGYKDMGAWEWTGMAGGPVLISLVRSITTIFFDYRIERLTARLKEYQTERAKTIQKLKDATKYDSTLELLEKYGGSDNKQKKSKKKTSEEEEDEGAGAVKEQPQPRHHARTGLPPPPTANIQRRPESSAGAPAPHSRVPSSVYGAPSQRSPSPMISEAAEFAPNAFEGRAPPPFLQHPPATMAPPPEPHWYDRILDTLLGEDETAAKNRIVLICAKCRLVNGQAPPGTKSLAEIGKWKCMACGATNGEIDEGKRIVQEVLGGRGTKADSIAGTTDDEGGQSSSEIVEVERDLSTEPQELSVRKRAKRGQ comes from the exons ATGGTTTCGCTCTGGCCATGGGGG AGAGACGACTCTTCCCCCGCATCTTTTGAAAAGGCGCTCTCGACTCTTTCGACCAAAATAACGGTAACCCAAACTCGCCTCGATCAATCCCGCGCGAAAGCCCGGCGGATCAAGGTGCTGGGTACGCTTTACATCGGTTTCGCCTACCTTGTTTATGCGATTGTCTTGATGCTGGTGGTTGGTTACAAGGATATGGGGGCATGGGAGTGGACGGGCATGGCGGGAGGGCCGGTCTTGATTTCGCTGGTCCGCTCGATTACGACCATTTTCTTTGATTACCGAATCGAGAGGCTCACTGCGCGCCTCAAGGAGTATCAGACTGAACGCGCCAAAACCATCCAGAAACTAAAGGATGCTACCAAGTACGATTCGACGCTCGAGCTGCTCGAGAAGTACGGCGGCTCCGACAACAaacagaagaagagcaagaagaagacgtccgaggaggaggaagacgaaggCGCTGGCGCTGTCAAAGAACAGCCACAACCCAGGCATCATGCTCGTACGGGACTGCCGCCCCCGCCCACAGCAAACATCCAGCGCCGTCCAGAGTCCAGTGCCGGTGCACCTGCACCACACTCTAGGGTGCCAAGTTCAGTATATGGAGCACCAAGCCAACGGTCTCCCAGCCCCATGATCAGTGAGGCGGCCGAGTTCGCGCCAAATGCTTTTGAAGGGAGAGCTCCCCCGCCGTTCCTACAGCATCCACCTGCCACGAtggcccctcctcccgagCCGCACTGGTACGATCGCATTCTGGACACCTTGTTGGGGGAAGACGAGACGGCCGCCAAGAACAGAATTGTCTTGATCTGCGCGAAGTGCCGGCTTGTCAACGGCCAGGCACCACCAGGAACGAAATCATTGGCTGAGATTGGAAAATGGAAGTGCATGGCATGTGGGGCGACCAATGGCGAGATAGACGAGGGGAAGCGCATCGTGCAGGAGGTActtggaggaaggggaacAAAGGCGGACTCCATTGCCGGAACCACCGATGATGAAGGTGGACAGAGCTCCAGCGAGATTGTCG